From a region of the Lactuca sativa cultivar Salinas chromosome 4, Lsat_Salinas_v11, whole genome shotgun sequence genome:
- the LOC111910636 gene encoding alpha-glucan water dikinase 1, chloroplastic isoform X3, which produces MSSSVGHGLLRPTVLEHQIKTNSNGIGGNTVLQAQANSQIRRFSSSLSSSSSSPSLLSSDFRGQRVTVRKLTLPINRVISDLPQAVLATDPASQQLGGKFILEGNIEMQVNVKVSSVALVEIQITNSTDHLYLHWGGMQNRKEEWVLPSRHPEGTKVYNNEALRTPFVKSGSDSFLKVEIDDPAIEAIQFLIVDERHNRWYKDNGQNFYVKLPLREKAVSDVKIPEDLVQIQAYLRWERNGKQTYTPEQEKKEFEEARKELQKELEKGSSVDDIRNKTTKGDVQKKVQKQQEKKIYFTPERINRKKRDITQLLKKPTPVTLKSMEEKNTIKPKTLSALQLFSKDIEEQNDTDVLYKKTYRLYDKELLVLVTKAEGKTRVHLATDMEGPLILHWALSERTGEWLKPPVSLLPEGSISLEKAAETQFSTICVDDPSNKIQTFGLEIEEGTFVGMPFVLRHCENWVKNNDSDFYVDFTGPKRAIKDAGDGKGTAKDLLDKIASLESEAEKSFMHRFNIAAGLMEEAKEADELGLAGILVWMRFMATRQLIWNKNYCVKPREISQAQDRLVDKLQNVYKSYPQYSELVRMIMSTVGRGGEGDVGQRIRDEILVVQKKNNCKGGMMEEWHQKLHNNTSPDDVIICQALIDYIKSDMDISVYWNTLNSNGITKERLLSYDRAIRNEPKFTSDQKEGLLRDLGNYMRTLKAVHSGADLESAISNCMGYRSEGKGFMVGVKINPISGLPSGFPELLQFVLEHVEDKNVEPLLEGLLEARAELKPLLSTSNDRLKDLLFMDIALDSTVRTAIERSYEELKNAKPEKIMYLVTLLLENLILSSDNNEDLIYCWKGWDRALTMLKSGENDWALFAKSVLDRTRLALASKGELYHQLFQPSAEYLGALLGLDQWAVSIFTEEMIRSGSAASLSSLVNRLDPILRSVANLGSWQVISPVEAVGYIVVVDELLSVQNKTYEKPTILVAKTVSGEEEIPDGTVAVLTPDMPDVLSHVSVRARNSKVCFATCFDTDILNDLRAQEGKLLSLKPTSADITYSEVKEEDVTRSSNLEEVDPSPTIKLVKKQFNGSYAISSDEFTSEMVGAKSRNIAYLKGKVPSWVGIPTSVALPFGVFEKVLSDDLNRGVSEKLQILNKQLGAGESDVLGEIRKTVLELAAPPQLVQELKDKMKSSEMPWPGDEGEKRWEQAWMAIKKVWGSKWNERAYFSTKKVKLDHDFLCMAVLVQEIINADYAFVIHTTNPSSGDSSEIYAEVVKGLGETLVGAYPGRALSFISKKDNLDSPKVTIQSYVSIIFYISHQNFQVLGYPSKPIGLFIRRSIIFRSDSNGEDLEGYAGAGLYDSVPMDEEDKVILDYSCDPLIVDVDFRKSILSSIARAGDAIEKLYGSPQDIEGVVRDGKIYVVQTRPQM; this is translated from the exons ATGAGCAGTTCGGTAGGGCATGGTTTGCTTCGGCCaactgttttggagcatcaaatcaaaacaaattcTAATGGCATTGGTGGAAATACCGTACTTCAAGCTCAAGCGAATTCTCAGATACGGAGGTTTTCTTCTTCCTTGTCCTCATCGTCATCTTCGCCCTCTTTATTATCTAGCGATTTCCGTGGTCAGAGAGTGACTGTGCGGAAATTGACGTTACCCATAAATCGTGTAATTTCTGATCTTCCTCAAGCTGTTTTAGCCACCGATCCAGCTTCTCAG CAGCTGGGAGGGAAGTTCATACTGGAAGGAAATATTGAGATGCAG GTCAACGTTAAAGTTTCTTCTGTTGCACTAGTAGAGATTCAGATTACTAATAGCACCGATCATCTATATCTACATTGGGGTGGCATGCAGAATAGAAAAGA GGAGTGGGTACTTCCCAGTCGTCATCCTGAAGGGACTAAAGTGTATAACAACGAGGCTCTTAGAACCCCCTTTGTGAAA TCTGGTTCTGATTCCTTTCTGAAAGTAGAGATTGATGATCCTGCAATTGAAGCTATACAGTTTTTAATAGTAGATGAAAGACATAATAGATG GTACAAAGATAATGGTCAAAATTTTTATGTAAAGTTGCCTTTAAGAGAGAAGGCAGTTTCTGATGTTAAAATTCCTGAAGACCTTGTACAAATTCAAGCATATCTGAGATGGGAGAGAAATGGGAAACAAACCTATACCCCTGAACAAGAAAAG AAAGAATTTGAAGAAGCAAGAAAAGAGTTGCAGAAGGAACTAGAAAAGGGTAGTTCTGTTGATGACATAAGGAACAAAACTACCAAAGGAGACGTGCAAAAAAAGGTTCAAAAGCAGCAGGAGAAAAAAATTTACTTCACTCCTGAAAGAATTAACCGTAAAAAGAGGGATATAACACAACTTCTCAAGAAACCAACTCCAGTAACTCTGAAGTCTATGGAGGAAAAAAACACCataaaaccaaaaactttatcaGCACTACAGCTTTTCTCTAAAGACATAGAAGAACAAAATGACACTGATGTCCTGTACAAAAAGACATATAGACTTTATGATAAAGagcttttg GTACTTGTAACAAAAGCTGAAGGTAAGACTAGAGTTCATTTGGCAACAGACATGGAGGGGCCTCTCATTCTTCACTGGGCATTGTCAGAGAGAACTGGGGAGTGGCTG AAACCACCTGTGAGTTTGTTACCAGAAGGTTCCATTTCTTTAGAAAAGGCTGCTGAAACACAATTTTCTACAATCTGTGTTGATGATCCCAGTAACAAG ATACAGACGTTTGGATTAGAAATTGAAGAAGGTACTTTTGTGGGGATGCCATTTGTTCTTCGTCATTGTGAAAATTGGGTAAAGAATAATGATTCAGACTTTTATGTTGACTTCACTGGGCCCAAGAGAGCAATAAAG gATGCTGGTGATGGGAAGGGTACAGCCAAGGACTTGTTGGACAAAATAGCATCACTGGAAAGTGAGGCAGAAAAGTCTTTTATGCACAG ATTCAATATTGCAGCAGGTCTGATGGAAGAAGCCAAGGAGGCTGATGAGTTAGGCCTTGCAGGCATTCTTGTTTGGATGCGGTTTATGGCCACAAGACAACTTATTTGGAATAAAAACTACTGCGTAAAGCCACG TGAGATAAGCCAAGCTCAGGATCGGCTTGTTGACAAGCTTCAAAATGTTTATAAAAGTTATCCACAATATAGTGAACTTGTTCGTATGATCATGTCAACTGTTGGACGTGGAGGTGAAGGGGATGTTGGTCAACGTATTCGTGATGAAATTCTGGTTGTCCAG AAAAAGAATAACTGCAAGGGAGGAATGATGGAGGAATGGCATCAAAAGTTGCATAACAACACAAGCCCTGATGACGTAATCATCTGTCAGGCGCTAATTGATTATATCAAAAGTGACATGGACATTAGTGTATACTGGAACACATTGAATTCAAATGGAATAACAAAAGAACGACTTTTAAGTTATGATAGGGCCATTCGCAATGAACCAAAGTTCACAAGCGACCAAAAGGAGGGCCTTTTGCGTGATCTTGGAAACTACATGAGAACCTTAAAG GCAGTTCATTCTGGTGCTGATCTTGAGTCTGCAATTTCAAACTGCATGGGCTATAGATCTgag GGAAAAGGCTTCATGGTTGGCGTGAAAATAAATCCGATTTCTGGCTTGCCATCTGGTTTTCCG GAATTACTTCAATTTGTCCTGGAGCATGTCGAAGATAAGAACGTGGAACCCCTTCTTGAG ggACTGCTAGAAGCACGTGCAGAACTTAAGCCACTACTTTCTACATCAAATGATCGTCTCAAGGATCTTCTTTTTATGGACATTGCCCTTGATTCTACTGTAAGAACAGCCATTGAAAGAAGCTATGAAGAGTTAAAGAACGCCAAACCAGAG AAAATTATGTATCTTGTCACTCTTCTTCTTGAGAACCTCATACTTTCATCAGACAACAACGAAGATCTTATCTATTGCTGGAAG GGATGGGATCGAGCACTAACCATGTTGAAAAGTGGAGAGAATGATTGGGCATTATTTGCAAAATCAGTCCTTGATAGAACCCGACTTGCACTTGCTAGCAAAGGAGAGTTATACCATCAACTTTTTCAACCTTCTGCTGAGTACCTGGGAGCACTCCTTGGATTAGACCAATGGGCT GTCAGCATTTTCACCGAAGAAATGATCCGCTCAGGATCAGCTGCTTCTTTATCATCACTCGTGAATCGACTCGACCCTATTCTCCGTAGTGTCGCTAATTTAGGGAG CTGGCAGGTTATCAGCCCCGTTGAAGCAGTTGGATACATTGTAGTGGTAGATGAATTACTTTCTGTTCAAAACAAAACTTATGAAAAGCCAACTATTTTAGTTGCAAAAACCGTAAGTGGAGAAGAGGAAATACCAGATGGGACAGTTGCTGTACTCACACCCGACATGCCAGATGTCCTGTCTCATGTTTCTGTTCGAGCAAGAAACAGTAAA GTTTGCTTTGCAACATGTTTTGACACTGATATTTTAAATGATCTTCGTGCACAAGAAGGGAAATTATTGAGCCTAAAACCTACATCAGCAGATATTACTTACAG TGAGGTGAAAGAGGAGGATGTGACACGATCAAGCAACTTGGAAGAAGTGGATCCATCACCAACTATAAAGTTAGTTAAAAAGCAGTTCAATGGTAGTTATGCCATATCATCAGACGAATTCACCAGTGAGATG GTTGGAGCCAAATCACGTAATATTGCATACCTCAAAGGGAAAGTCCCATCTTGGGTTGGTATTCCTACCTCGGTCGCACTAccttttggagtttttgagaaagTTCTTTCTGATGATTTAAATCGG GGAGTCTCAGAAAAACTACAAATATTAAACAAACAATTAGGAGCAGGAGAATCTGATGTCCTTGGGGAGATACGCAAAACTGTTTTGGAACTTGCTGCACCACCCCAGCTG GTACAAGAACTGAAAGATAAAATGAAAAGCTCTGAAATGCCATGGCCTGGTGATGAAGGTGAAAAGAGATGGGAACAAGCATGGATGGCTATAAAGAAG GTTTGGGGTTCAAAATGGAATGAGAGAGCTTACTTCAGTACAAAAAAAGTCAAACTAGATCATGACTTCCTTTGCATGGCTGTCCTagttcaagaaataataaacgcTGATTATGCGTTTGTCATTCATACCACAAATCCATCCTCTGGAGATTCTTCAGAGATATACGCTGAG GTTGTAAAGGGACTTGGAGAGACTTTGGTAGGAGCTTACCCAGGTCGTGCTTTGAGTTTCATTTCCAAGAAAGACAATCTCGATTCCCCCAAGGTAACCATACAAAGCTATGTttcaataattttttatatttctCACCAAAATTTTCAGGTACTTGGTTACCCTAGCAAACCCATTGGCCTTTTCATAAGGAGATCCATTATCTTTCGATCCGACTCCAATGGTGAAGATCTAGAAGGCTATGCTGGAGCAGGACTTTATGATAG TGTGCCAATGGATGAAGAAGACAAGGTTATTCTTGATTATTCGTGTGACCCGTTGATTGTTGATGTTGACTTCCGGAAGTCAATACTCTCAAGTATTGCTCGTGCGGgagatgccattgaaaagttataTGGAAGTCCTCAAGACATTGAAGGTGTAGTGCGCGATGGAAAAATATATGTTGTCCAAACAAGACCACAAATGTGA
- the LOC111910636 gene encoding alpha-glucan water dikinase 1, chloroplastic isoform X5 produces MSSSVGHGLLRPTVLEHQIKTNSNGIGGNTVLQAQANSQIRRFSSSLSSSSSSPSLLSSDFRGQRVTVRKLTLPINRVISDLPQAVLATDPASQQLGGKFILEGNIEMQVNVKVSSVALVEIQITNSTDHLYLHWGGMQNRKEEWVLPSRHPEGTKVYNNEALRTPFVKSGSDSFLKVEIDDPAIEAIQFLIVDERHNRWYKDNGQNFYVKLPLREKAVSDVKIPEDLVQIQAYLRWERNGKQTYTPEQEKKEFEEARKELQKELEKGSSVDDIRNKTTKGDVQKKVQKQQEKKIYFTPERINRKKRDITQLLKKPTPVTLKSMEEKNTIKPKTLSALQLFSKDIEEQNDTDVLYKKTYRLYDKELLVLVTKAEGKTRVHLATDMEGPLILHWALSERTGEWLKPPVSLLPEGSISLEKAAETQFSTICVDDPSNKIQTFGLEIEEGTFVGMPFVLRHCENWVKNNDSDFYVDFTGPKRAIKDAGDGKGTAKDLLDKIASLESEAEKSFMHRFNIAAGLMEEAKEADELGLAGILVWMRFMATRQLIWNKNYCVKPREISQAQDRLVDKLQNVYKSYPQYSELVRMIMSTVGRGGEGDVGQRIRDEILVVQKKNNCKGGMMEEWHQKLHNNTSPDDVIICQALIDYIKSDMDISVYWNTLNSNGITKERLLSYDRAIRNEPKFTSDQKEGLLRDLGNYMRTLKAVHSGADLESAISNCMGYRSEGKGFMVGVKINPISGLPSGFPELLQFVLEHVEDKNVEPLLEGLLEARAELKPLLSTSNDRLKDLLFMDIALDSTVRTAIERSYEELKNAKPEKIMYLVTLLLENLILSSDNNEDLIYCWKGWDRALTMLKSGENDWALFAKSVLDRTRLALASKGELYHQLFQPSAEYLGALLGLDQWAVSIFTEEMIRSGSAASLSSLVNRLDPILRSVANLGSWQVISPVEAVGYIVVVDELLSVQNKTYEKPTILVAKTVSGEEEIPDGTVAVLTPDMPDVLSHVSVRARNSKVCFATCFDTDILNDLRAQEGKLLSLKPTSADITYSEVKEEDVTRSSNLEEVDPSPTIKLVKKQFNGSYAISSDEFTSEMVGAKSRNIAYLKGKVPSWVGIPTSVALPFGVFEKVLSDDLNRGVSEKLQILNKQLGAGESDVLGEIRKTVLELAAPPQLVQELKDKMKSSEMPWPGDEGEKRWEQAWMAIKKVWGSKWNERAYFSTKKVKLDHDFLCMAVLVQEIINADYAFVIHTTNPSSGDSSEIYAEVVKGLGETLVGAYPGRALSFISKKDNLDSPKVLGYPSKPIGLFIRRSIIFRSDSNGEDLEGYAGAGLYDSVPMDEEDKVILDYSCDPLIVDVDFRKSILSSIARAGDAIEKLYGSPQDIEGVVRDGKIYVVQTRPQM; encoded by the exons ATGAGCAGTTCGGTAGGGCATGGTTTGCTTCGGCCaactgttttggagcatcaaatcaaaacaaattcTAATGGCATTGGTGGAAATACCGTACTTCAAGCTCAAGCGAATTCTCAGATACGGAGGTTTTCTTCTTCCTTGTCCTCATCGTCATCTTCGCCCTCTTTATTATCTAGCGATTTCCGTGGTCAGAGAGTGACTGTGCGGAAATTGACGTTACCCATAAATCGTGTAATTTCTGATCTTCCTCAAGCTGTTTTAGCCACCGATCCAGCTTCTCAG CAGCTGGGAGGGAAGTTCATACTGGAAGGAAATATTGAGATGCAG GTCAACGTTAAAGTTTCTTCTGTTGCACTAGTAGAGATTCAGATTACTAATAGCACCGATCATCTATATCTACATTGGGGTGGCATGCAGAATAGAAAAGA GGAGTGGGTACTTCCCAGTCGTCATCCTGAAGGGACTAAAGTGTATAACAACGAGGCTCTTAGAACCCCCTTTGTGAAA TCTGGTTCTGATTCCTTTCTGAAAGTAGAGATTGATGATCCTGCAATTGAAGCTATACAGTTTTTAATAGTAGATGAAAGACATAATAGATG GTACAAAGATAATGGTCAAAATTTTTATGTAAAGTTGCCTTTAAGAGAGAAGGCAGTTTCTGATGTTAAAATTCCTGAAGACCTTGTACAAATTCAAGCATATCTGAGATGGGAGAGAAATGGGAAACAAACCTATACCCCTGAACAAGAAAAG AAAGAATTTGAAGAAGCAAGAAAAGAGTTGCAGAAGGAACTAGAAAAGGGTAGTTCTGTTGATGACATAAGGAACAAAACTACCAAAGGAGACGTGCAAAAAAAGGTTCAAAAGCAGCAGGAGAAAAAAATTTACTTCACTCCTGAAAGAATTAACCGTAAAAAGAGGGATATAACACAACTTCTCAAGAAACCAACTCCAGTAACTCTGAAGTCTATGGAGGAAAAAAACACCataaaaccaaaaactttatcaGCACTACAGCTTTTCTCTAAAGACATAGAAGAACAAAATGACACTGATGTCCTGTACAAAAAGACATATAGACTTTATGATAAAGagcttttg GTACTTGTAACAAAAGCTGAAGGTAAGACTAGAGTTCATTTGGCAACAGACATGGAGGGGCCTCTCATTCTTCACTGGGCATTGTCAGAGAGAACTGGGGAGTGGCTG AAACCACCTGTGAGTTTGTTACCAGAAGGTTCCATTTCTTTAGAAAAGGCTGCTGAAACACAATTTTCTACAATCTGTGTTGATGATCCCAGTAACAAG ATACAGACGTTTGGATTAGAAATTGAAGAAGGTACTTTTGTGGGGATGCCATTTGTTCTTCGTCATTGTGAAAATTGGGTAAAGAATAATGATTCAGACTTTTATGTTGACTTCACTGGGCCCAAGAGAGCAATAAAG gATGCTGGTGATGGGAAGGGTACAGCCAAGGACTTGTTGGACAAAATAGCATCACTGGAAAGTGAGGCAGAAAAGTCTTTTATGCACAG ATTCAATATTGCAGCAGGTCTGATGGAAGAAGCCAAGGAGGCTGATGAGTTAGGCCTTGCAGGCATTCTTGTTTGGATGCGGTTTATGGCCACAAGACAACTTATTTGGAATAAAAACTACTGCGTAAAGCCACG TGAGATAAGCCAAGCTCAGGATCGGCTTGTTGACAAGCTTCAAAATGTTTATAAAAGTTATCCACAATATAGTGAACTTGTTCGTATGATCATGTCAACTGTTGGACGTGGAGGTGAAGGGGATGTTGGTCAACGTATTCGTGATGAAATTCTGGTTGTCCAG AAAAAGAATAACTGCAAGGGAGGAATGATGGAGGAATGGCATCAAAAGTTGCATAACAACACAAGCCCTGATGACGTAATCATCTGTCAGGCGCTAATTGATTATATCAAAAGTGACATGGACATTAGTGTATACTGGAACACATTGAATTCAAATGGAATAACAAAAGAACGACTTTTAAGTTATGATAGGGCCATTCGCAATGAACCAAAGTTCACAAGCGACCAAAAGGAGGGCCTTTTGCGTGATCTTGGAAACTACATGAGAACCTTAAAG GCAGTTCATTCTGGTGCTGATCTTGAGTCTGCAATTTCAAACTGCATGGGCTATAGATCTgag GGAAAAGGCTTCATGGTTGGCGTGAAAATAAATCCGATTTCTGGCTTGCCATCTGGTTTTCCG GAATTACTTCAATTTGTCCTGGAGCATGTCGAAGATAAGAACGTGGAACCCCTTCTTGAG ggACTGCTAGAAGCACGTGCAGAACTTAAGCCACTACTTTCTACATCAAATGATCGTCTCAAGGATCTTCTTTTTATGGACATTGCCCTTGATTCTACTGTAAGAACAGCCATTGAAAGAAGCTATGAAGAGTTAAAGAACGCCAAACCAGAG AAAATTATGTATCTTGTCACTCTTCTTCTTGAGAACCTCATACTTTCATCAGACAACAACGAAGATCTTATCTATTGCTGGAAG GGATGGGATCGAGCACTAACCATGTTGAAAAGTGGAGAGAATGATTGGGCATTATTTGCAAAATCAGTCCTTGATAGAACCCGACTTGCACTTGCTAGCAAAGGAGAGTTATACCATCAACTTTTTCAACCTTCTGCTGAGTACCTGGGAGCACTCCTTGGATTAGACCAATGGGCT GTCAGCATTTTCACCGAAGAAATGATCCGCTCAGGATCAGCTGCTTCTTTATCATCACTCGTGAATCGACTCGACCCTATTCTCCGTAGTGTCGCTAATTTAGGGAG CTGGCAGGTTATCAGCCCCGTTGAAGCAGTTGGATACATTGTAGTGGTAGATGAATTACTTTCTGTTCAAAACAAAACTTATGAAAAGCCAACTATTTTAGTTGCAAAAACCGTAAGTGGAGAAGAGGAAATACCAGATGGGACAGTTGCTGTACTCACACCCGACATGCCAGATGTCCTGTCTCATGTTTCTGTTCGAGCAAGAAACAGTAAA GTTTGCTTTGCAACATGTTTTGACACTGATATTTTAAATGATCTTCGTGCACAAGAAGGGAAATTATTGAGCCTAAAACCTACATCAGCAGATATTACTTACAG TGAGGTGAAAGAGGAGGATGTGACACGATCAAGCAACTTGGAAGAAGTGGATCCATCACCAACTATAAAGTTAGTTAAAAAGCAGTTCAATGGTAGTTATGCCATATCATCAGACGAATTCACCAGTGAGATG GTTGGAGCCAAATCACGTAATATTGCATACCTCAAAGGGAAAGTCCCATCTTGGGTTGGTATTCCTACCTCGGTCGCACTAccttttggagtttttgagaaagTTCTTTCTGATGATTTAAATCGG GGAGTCTCAGAAAAACTACAAATATTAAACAAACAATTAGGAGCAGGAGAATCTGATGTCCTTGGGGAGATACGCAAAACTGTTTTGGAACTTGCTGCACCACCCCAGCTG GTACAAGAACTGAAAGATAAAATGAAAAGCTCTGAAATGCCATGGCCTGGTGATGAAGGTGAAAAGAGATGGGAACAAGCATGGATGGCTATAAAGAAG GTTTGGGGTTCAAAATGGAATGAGAGAGCTTACTTCAGTACAAAAAAAGTCAAACTAGATCATGACTTCCTTTGCATGGCTGTCCTagttcaagaaataataaacgcTGATTATGCGTTTGTCATTCATACCACAAATCCATCCTCTGGAGATTCTTCAGAGATATACGCTGAG GTTGTAAAGGGACTTGGAGAGACTTTGGTAGGAGCTTACCCAGGTCGTGCTTTGAGTTTCATTTCCAAGAAAGACAATCTCGATTCCCCCAAG GTACTTGGTTACCCTAGCAAACCCATTGGCCTTTTCATAAGGAGATCCATTATCTTTCGATCCGACTCCAATGGTGAAGATCTAGAAGGCTATGCTGGAGCAGGACTTTATGATAG TGTGCCAATGGATGAAGAAGACAAGGTTATTCTTGATTATTCGTGTGACCCGTTGATTGTTGATGTTGACTTCCGGAAGTCAATACTCTCAAGTATTGCTCGTGCGGgagatgccattgaaaagttataTGGAAGTCCTCAAGACATTGAAGGTGTAGTGCGCGATGGAAAAATATATGTTGTCCAAACAAGACCACAAATGTGA